From the Spiroplasma chrysopicola DF-1 genome, one window contains:
- a CDS encoding PTS transporter subunit EIIB, whose translation MSVWKIILIVVGMIIMLLFIFMMVFWKKIFNYRKELLGNKTINFSVSDLITILGAAENIIDVRATMTRLKVTVKEIEEIDLALLQKKFKLKKIQIINQTLILPLGEISLKVEAAIKTELKR comes from the coding sequence ATGTCAGTATGAAAAATTATTTTAATTGTTGTTGGAATGATTATTATGTTATTATTTATTTTCATGATGGTTTTTTGAAAAAAAATCTTTAATTATCGCAAAGAACTATTAGGAAATAAAACAATTAATTTTTCAGTTAGTGATTTAATTACGATTCTAGGAGCAGCTGAAAATATTATTGATGTTCGAGCAACAATGACGCGATTAAAAGTGACAGTTAAGGAAATTGAGGAAATTGATTTAGCGTTACTACAAAAAAAATTTAAACTTAAAAAAATTCAAATTATTAATCAAACGTTAATTTTGCCATTAGGAGAAATTAGTTTAAAAGTTGAGGCAGCAATTAAAACTGAACTTAAGCGATAA
- a CDS encoding DUF1129 domain-containing protein — protein sequence MQIKIKKIIINSDIFSFNFGFIGITFGLLSLLSLEPFWNSSNEVRDYQSFIFTILTIIFDTLSVISAMIAFIYGKKMYRLRQPNKKEKRWIDKRFEKLSYWFDFWSFIVGILGLIFGLISLVTLLPYTINEFVSWWATFTSIFLDTFSAIAAILALTCFLKSWKK from the coding sequence ATGCAGATAAAAATTAAAAAAATTATTATTAACTCAGATATTTTTAGTTTTAATTTTGGTTTTATTGGAATAACTTTTGGTCTTTTAAGTTTATTATCATTAGAACCTTTTTGAAATAGTAGTAATGAAGTTAGAGATTATCAATCTTTTATTTTTACAATTCTAACAATTATTTTTGATACTCTAAGTGTTATTAGCGCAATGATTGCCTTTATTTACGGAAAAAAAATGTATCGTTTACGTCAACCAAATAAAAAAGAAAAGCGTTGAATTGACAAACGTTTTGAAAAATTATCTTACTGGTTTGATTTTTGGAGTTTTATTGTCGGAATATTAGGATTAATTTTTGGTTTAATAAGTTTGGTAACATTATTACCATATACAATTAATGAGTTCGTTTCATGATGAGCAACTTTTACTTCAATTTTTTTAGATACTTTTAGTGCAATTGCGGCAATTTTAGCCTTGACTTGCTTTTTAAAAAGTTGAAAAAAATAA
- a CDS encoding aldo/keto reductase — MPEILTKKITLNNGVAMPIIGYGTYLVTDQAKGLAAITHAINYGYQLIDTADIYHNHALVREAILNSNQPRENLFITTKIWITNKTPEIVKADMDRILKELGTDYLDLVLVHWPLPDGIMIYQTLEEIYQTGKIRAIGVSNFMIDQLKNLLEQTTIVPVVNQVELHPQLPLLELQEFCQKHNIVLESWQTIMKGKVGDLPYLQTLAAKYNVDAPAIALKWAIQRGIIVIPKSETLTRIESNVQKLAQFELLAKEIEAINDLEPILRLGPDPYHFVG, encoded by the coding sequence ATGCCAGAAATTTTAACAAAAAAAATTACTTTAAATAATGGTGTTGCAATGCCAATAATTGGTTATGGAACATACTTAGTAACAGATCAAGCAAAAGGTTTAGCAGCGATTACACATGCCATTAATTATGGTTATCAATTAATAGATACTGCTGATATTTATCATAATCATGCATTGGTTCGTGAAGCAATTTTAAATTCTAACCAACCACGCGAAAACTTATTTATTACTACTAAAATTTGAATTACAAATAAAACCCCAGAAATAGTCAAAGCTGATATGGATCGGATCTTAAAGGAATTAGGAACAGATTATTTAGATTTAGTGTTAGTTCATTGACCATTACCAGATGGGATAATGATTTATCAAACATTAGAAGAAATTTATCAAACAGGTAAAATCCGAGCTATTGGTGTTTCAAATTTTATGATTGATCAATTAAAAAATTTATTGGAACAAACAACAATTGTCCCAGTTGTTAACCAGGTTGAATTGCATCCCCAACTACCATTGTTAGAATTACAAGAGTTTTGTCAAAAACATAATATTGTTTTAGAAAGTTGACAAACAATTATGAAAGGGAAAGTTGGTGATTTACCATATTTACAAACTTTAGCAGCGAAGTATAATGTTGATGCGCCAGCGATTGCTCTAAAATGAGCTATACAACGTGGTATTATTGTAATTCCAAAATCAGAAACATTAACTCGTATTGAATCAAATGTTCAAAAACTTGCGCAATTTGAATTACTAGCCAAAGAAATTGAGGCAATTAATGACCTTGAGCCAATTTTACGATTAGGACCTGACCCATATCATTTTGTTGGTTAA